Below is a window of Streptomyces qaidamensis DNA.
GGCTGACGCCTCTGGGATGGGAGGGAAGGTGATTTGGCGTGATCGGCAGCAAACTCTTTCCGGTTTTCAGCGTCGTTGTCGCAGGTGTCGTGCTTTCCGGCTGCTCCGGAGCTGAGCTGAGCGAAGAATACCCCACGCAGTGGAAAACCTGTAACGGCCTGCTCGGAGCAAAGAACATGGAGTCTCTGCGGGGTACTCTTGATTCCGGCGATCTCAAGTTCTCCAATAGCGCTCTTTCTGTTGAGCAGCTCAAGGAAGGTCTGACTCAAGAAGCGATTGACCCCTACGACAAATTCATGGGATTCGAAGAGTACGACGCCTGTGGGATTTCGGGCAACGGCCGTTTTACTTCGACGGCGAGGTGGGCAGCAGACTCCCTGAAGGCCGTGCAGACCAACACCGAACGCTGGCATCGTGCAGCCGCGGACGTCTACGCAGCTGACCCCTCAGGCGTGGGCCGGGACGTCGATCTTGTTTTTCGTTGTGCCATCAAGGGCGCAAGTGAGCAGGCCCAGGTGCTTCTCGAAATTAGGGTCAGCGCGCCGGGTCCCCCGAGAGTCTCGGAGGCGTTCCACCGGCAGTTGGCCGTCAAGCTGGCTCGCACGCTGCGGGATGAGCTGGCATGTACCAATGAGCCGAACATCCCCGATGACTTGGGCGTTGGTGGGTAATGCAGTCAGTTCTGCTGATAGATGGCGCGGCCATTTTTCAACGATGGAGCTGGCGTAGCTAGGTGAATGTGTCGTCGGTGGTCACCTCAGGCCCTCTGAAGTTCGCCAGCTTCACGCCCGGTGGTGTTGCCGCGTCAACTCCCGCCCCAAGCGGATGATCCACACGATCCAGAAACTAGGAGATGCTCTGCAGGGTCGTTTTCTCGACGGCCGCGTCGACACGTCTGGAGTATTCATATTGCCCGACAAGTCCAAGGAGTGCGGCTTCGGGTGGGTGATCCGATTCCTCAGGATGTGATCGGCCAGTGTTCCTTCAACGGCAGCAATGATTGGCTGCTTCGCTACAAGGCTCCTGCCTTGCATTCAGCTGATTTCTCGACTTCGTTGGTATATGAAATGATGAGGCGTTTCATGGCTTCGGCGTCCCTATGGTTTGAGCCCGATGCTTGCATGATGGTATAGAGCTCTTGCTTGTACTTGGTGTCGACGCAGCCCCGGGCTTTTCCAAATGCTTCGTATTCGGAGTACCGGAACCTTCCTGACTCTGCGGAATGGCTGGCCCTGTTGAGGGACTGCCTGGCCGCTACGAAGGCCGTCGTATTACCCTCTTCTAGCCATACCTGGCTGGTGGTGAAAATCAACTTGCTGTCTACAGTGACCTGACACCCCTTAGCTCCAGAGTAGGATTTATCCTTCACGGTGATCTTCTGTCCTGCGGGAAGGAAGGGAGTAAGAGCGTCGCTGTCTACAGCAGTTCCGCACAGAGTGATAGGAATCGCATATTCGCGCTTCTGCTCATCGCCGCCGCATCCCGTAATCGCCAAGGTGAGGGTTGTGAGTATGGCTGCTGAGATCAGACGGAACTTCCGAAGGGTCGTTCGGTCGGGCGTCATGCTGGGTCCTCTATCAGGTCGAAGTGATCAGAAATCGGTCAAGCTTCCGGGGGCTTGCCCTTCGACAATTGCTTGTGAATTTAGATAGCCCTGACGTGCGGCCTCGCGCGCAATCATTCCAGCATCGTCGACGTCTAGCGAATCATGTTCTCTCGCCGCGGCTCGCGCTCCATCCTCTGCGATCGTGCCATTTCTTACCTGCCCTTCAGTCCAGAATTGCCCACCGGTCTTCTGGGCATCGCTTAGGGCGTGACCTTCAGCGTCCTTATATACCGACTCCAGTACCGTGCTGGTCGCTGTTCCCGCGGCCCCGCCAACCATTGCTCCCACCCAAGGGGTTGCAACGAAAGAGGTTCCCACCCCAACGACGGTGCCAACCCCGCCGGAAATCATGTTCTTACGCTGGGCAACCGAGTGTTCGTAGTCCTTGTCCTTGTCTGAGGCTTCAGACCCGATGGCTTCCCGCACACCGAGGTTGAGGGTCCCAGATACTTCACCCGACCGCGATGCGATTTGTTCGATGACGAGCTTGTGATCGTCGGAGACCCGCTGATCTGCCGGCAGGGTCGGGTCCAAGTGGTGGTCCATCAGTTTTCCCATGTACGCCTTCTGGCCGACCTCGACAGCGGCGTACCCCTGTTCGTTCTGACCGACAGCAAAAAGGAGCTTGGTTACGTCTGTGTGCTCCAGCTTGGCCTCGAAGCCGGCAACCGGGTACAGCCTCTCGATACTCTGCCACTTTTCCGACGTGGAGTCCCTTGGAACGTCGCTCATGGCCCGGTTCATGTCCGGCAGATACTCCGAAGTGATCTGACCGACACTGTCGGACATATAGCCGTACTTGGTCAGGCGCTCGGGGTCTTCTCCGATGGATGAAACCAAGCTCTGCATGAGCTTGCTTTGCTCGGCATTGTGCGATGGCGTATCCACTGTAGGAATCTCTCCCGCCGGATGCCCCGTAGTAGCCGCCTCCAAAGCAGCAGCAAGATAGTTCCGCCCGGCGATGCTGTCCTCGCCCTTGTTATCCGTGTCCTGTGGCCAGTCGCGCTCTTCGAACAGGTAGTCAAAGTTGCTGAGAGTCCTCTTTCCCTCCTTCCCGTCCCCGTCAGTGTCGTGCGTGAAATCGTGATCCTCATCCTTCGTAACGAAGGTGCCGTTGAAGAACTCCGTAGCCGCATCCGGGTTATTGGACAGCCCCTTGAGGTACCCAGTCATCGGGTCCCAGCCCGAGTCGGTGCCGGTGCGGTTGAGGAGCTGGTCGCCGCCCGTGCGGGTCCAAGCCCCGTGGCGCCCGTTGCCCGTGAACTTCTTCTCCGTCTCGATCACCTTGTCGCCGTAGTCGGCGAGGAATCGGTCGTCGTAGTTGCCGAACCGCATCAGGTTGGTCATGACCTGCACCCCGAGGGGGAAACCGCCGTTGCGACCCACGGGCTTGTCCGCCAGGTCGGTCATTCTGTACTTCCAGTCCGACATGTCGGCGCTGTCGCTCTGTGATGCCGTAGCAAGCGTGAGACTGAGGTTCTTCTGCAGGTCGTCGAACTTGTCGGACCGCTTATGGCCCAGTTCCCAGGCGCTGTGCGGATCGTTGACACCGGTCCAGAAGTTGAGCGTCCCGTTCGGTCCGAGGGTCGTGGCGAAGCGCTCCGCGAACAGTTCGTCGTCCGCGTAGTCCTTGAGCCCCTTGTTGAGCCGGTCGAAGTCCGCGGGGGTGAGGTCCTCGGGCTTCTTCTTCGCCAGCCTGGCCAGCTCGTCGGCTTTCTTGATCGCGTCGGCCGCCTCGTCCCGGCTGTTGTAGTTGGCGTCCGAGAAGCCCAGCCTGCTCTGGTCGGCAATGGCTTTGAGGACCGTGCTGGCTGACTTGTCGCTCTCCGTGGCCTTGTCGAGGATCTTTTGGAGCTCGTCTCGAAGCGCGGTGATTTCGCCTTTGTTGTCCTTGTCCTCCTGGACGCGGCCTTCCGGCGGGACATCCGTGGTGACGGTGAAGCCCCCTTCGTAACCGATCACCGTCAGCTTCTTCTGACGGCCCCGTTCAATGGCGTCGAGGAGCTGCCCCTTGTAGCCCTTCAGCTCGTTCCGGGTGTCCCTGAGGATCTTGTAGATGGAGTCCGCCTGGCCGTGTGCGTCCTTGAACTCCTCGGTCGTCTTGCCGATGAACTCCTTGGAGACGTCGGCGTTGACACCCGCCCACTCGGCCTTGTTGGCAGTGCCTCGAAGGCCCTTTTCGGCTTCTTCCTTCAGTGTCTCCAGGTCCTTGACCATCGTCGACCAGTCGTCAACGGCATCGTCGAGCAAACTGAAGTCGGCTTTGCGAAGGGCGTCGAGATCCATTAGTCCTTGCCCTTCTTGTCATCGGGTTCGCCGTAGACCGAGTTCTGCTTGCCAGGAGGGCCGACGCGCTCGTCGAAGCCCGCGTCCAGCAGGTCGATGCTGCTCATCTGCCGGCGGATGTAGCCGTCGTCGTCGGCGTGCAAATTCTTGGTGACTCGCATGTGGTTTGAGATGTGTGCGCACGCGTCACGGAGGGAGGACAGCTGCTGGTCCCAGCGGAGCGCCACGTGTTGGAGTGCGCTGCCGAGGGCGAACCCGCCCTTTGTCAGGGTTCCAGCGGCGCTCTCGCTGGTGGGGACCGCTCTGCGCCCCTTGTTCCACAGATCGTCGTACAGGTCGAAGGCGTTCTGGCCGATCTTCGCCAGGTCTTTCTGGCTGACCTTCAGGTCGCCATAGTGGCTCGGATCCGCCGCAGGTCGTCCGCCGTCGCCAGGGTCCAGCTGGTTCAGTTGCATCCGCGTTGAGCCGTCCTGAGCTGCCTGCGACTTCAGCTGCTCCCATTCATCCCACGCCATGGCGTCGGACCCCTTCCCCGTGTCCCCGTAATACCGTCCGATGCACGGTCACTCTGTCGAACGCGTAACAGACCGGGCTCGTGAGCCCGTTCAAGCGAGTCTCGGACCCCACACACTTTCCCCTCAAGTCACATCTGAGCCGCGATCGCAAACCTACGCGCAACCATCCTCAATCATTGCCACTGCCCAGACGAACGCCACGATCCGCTGCCACCGATACCTCGAGCTCGACGGGTCGTTCACCTCAGGATCCCAGAGCGAACGCTCCAGAAATCCACCATCACAGCGCCCGCTGATCGGCCGCACCGAGCCCGACGAGCACCAGAGCCAACGGGAGCAGGAAGATCCCTACCCCAACCATCAGAACGCTCCTTCCGGACTCAACCCCACCTGCACCAACGGCTTCCCCCCCCGCCGAGACACAAAGACCCCCCGCCCCGCAGGCATAGGACGCGGCCGAACCCCGCCCAGCAGATCTCCCTCACCCGGATCGCCGGCCAGCACAACCCCCTGCGCCCCCAGCTCCTTCACCCGCTGCATGAACGCCTCGTAAGACGCCCGCCCCGCGCCCGCCGTAGACCGCGCGATGATGAACCGCACCCCCACATCCCGGGCGAACGGCAGGAGTTCCGTCAGTCCCGCCAGCGGGTTGCCGCTCGACGTGGCCACGAGGTCGTAGTCGTCGATGACGACGTACACCGTGGGTCCGCGCCACCAGCTCCGGTCCCGCAGCTGCTGGGCGGTGACGTCGGCGGTCGGTGTGCGGCGCTTCATCAGGTCCGCCAGGGCGGCCATGTGGTGGTCCATGGAATTGGACATGGGGATGTATTCGGCGAGGTGCGACGACGGCGTCACGTCCAGCAGCGAGCGCCGGTTGTCGATGACGAACAGCTTGGCCTCGTCGCCCGAGTACCGCTGCGTCAGCTGCTTGATCAGCAGCCGCAGCAGGTTCGACTTGCCCGACTCGCTCTCGCCGAAGACGAGGAAGAACGGGTCCTGCTCGAAGTCCACGAAGACCGGTTCGAGGTTGTCCTCGTCGAGGGCGAAGGCGACGCCGCGGCGCGGGAAGCGATCGCCCGGAGGAAGCCGATCGGCCGGGAACTCGCGCGGCAGCAGACGGACTTCGGGGGCGCCGGGGGCCTGCCAGTGCCGGGAGACCTCGGTTGCGAGGGCGGCCGTGGCGTCGGCCAGGTCCGTGTCGGAGGTGAGACCGTCTATGCGCGGCACCGCCGCCATGAAATGCAGCTTCTGCGGCGCCTGTCCGCGGCCGGGCACCCCCGCCGGCACGTTCGCGGCCACCTTGCGGTCCAGTTCGGAGTCCATCGTGTCGCCGAGCCGCAGCTCCAGGCGGTTCATCAGGTGGTCCTTGAGGTTGGCCCTGACCTCCATCGAGCGTGAGGCCGTGAGGATCAGGTGGACGCCGTAGCCGAGACCGCGCGCCGCGATGTCGTGGATCACCTGGTCCATCGCCTCGTAGTCCGCGCGGAAGTTGCCCCAGCCGTCGATGACCAGGAACACGTCGCCCCAGGGCTGGTCCGTGACCGGGATCTCGCCCCGGGCCCGCCTGGCCCGGAAGTCCGCGATCGAGGCGATGCCCGCGGAGCGGAAGTACTCCTCGCGACGGTTCAGCACGCCGTACACCTCGGCCACCGTGCGCCGCACCCGCTCCGGATCCAGGCGCGAGGCGACCCCGCCCACGTGCGGCAGGCCGGCCACCGCCGCCATGCCGCCACCGCCGAAGTCGAGGCCGTAGAACTGCACTTCGTACGGCGTGTGCGTGAGGGCGAACGCCGAGATCAGGGTGCGCAGCAGTGTCGACTTGCCGGACTGCGGGCCGCCGATGATCTGCATGTGGCCGGCCGCGCCGGAGAAGTCGACCCAGAGCGGGTCGCGGCGCTGCTCGTAGGGCTTGTCCACCAGGCCCGCGGGCACGACCAGGCGGCCAGCCCCCTCGTAGCCCGGCTGTGTGAGGCCGCGGCCCTGTACCGCTGTGAGGCCGGGCAGGAGTTCGTCGAGCGGCGGCGGACTGTCCAGCGGCGGCAGCCACACCTGGTGAGCCGCCGGGCCCTGGGCCTCCAGCCGGCGCACGATCACGTCGAGCACGGTGTCGGCGAGCGCGTCGTCGACCTCCGGACCGTCCGAAGTCGACGGGCGCTGCTGTGGCACAGCCACGTACTGCACCGGCACCTCGGCCGCCGTGAACAGCACCGGCCGCCGGTCCATCGGCAGCGGGCCGCCGCCCAGCGCGGCTCGCTGCGTGCCCGAGCGGTACACGCCGGAGACGTAGGCCGCCTTGAAACGCACCATCTCGTCCGTACCGAACTTCAGAAGGCCGGAGCCCGGGACGTTCGGCAGCTCATAGGCGTCGGGTACGCCGATCGCCGCGCGGGACTCCGCGGCGGAGAAGGTGCGCAGACCGACCCGGTACGACAGGTAGGTCTCCAGACCGCGCAGGCGGCCTTCCTCCAGGCGCTGCGACGCCAGCAGCAGATGCACACCGAGTGACCGGCCGATGCGGCCGATCTGCACGAACATCTCGATGAAGTCGGGCTTCGCCGTCAGCAGCTCACTGAACTCGTCGATGACCAGCACCAGCGACGGAATGGGCTGCAGGGCGGCACCGGCCGCGCGGGCCTTCTCGTAGTCGTGGATGTTGGCGTAGTTGCCCGCGTCGCGCAGCATCTCCTGGCGGCGGTTGAGTTCGCCGCGGATGGAGTCGCCCATGCGGTCGACCAGGGTGAGGTCGTCCGCGAGGTTGGTGATGACGGCCGCCACGTGGGGCATCTGCGCCATCCCGGCGAAGGTCGCGCCGCCCTTGAAGTCCGCGAGGACGAAGTTCAGCGTCTCCGACGAATGGGTGACCGCGAGGCCCAGTACCAGCGTGCGCAGCAGCTCCGACTTGCCGGAGCCGGTGGCACCGACGCACAGGCCGTGCGGGCCCATGCCCTCCTGCGCGGCCTCCTTGAGGTCCAGCATCACGGGGCGGCCGTCCTCGCCGACACCGATCGGCACCCGCAGCCGCTCCGCCAGCGACCGCGGCCGCCAGGTGCGCTGGGTGTCGACGGACGCCGCGTCACCGAGGTTCAGCAGATCGGTGAACTCCAGGTTGGCGAGAAGTGGTTCGTCGTCGTCACCGCCGGAGGCCATCCGCAGCGGGGCCAGCTGCCGGGCGAGGGCTTCGGCGGACTCGTAGGAGAGGACGTCGGGGGTCCCTTCGTAGACGACGCCGTGTCCCGACTCCAGGTGCAGCGCTTCGGGCCGTACGACGATGGAGAGCTCGCCGCCGCCCGTGATGAGGTCGCCGGGGATCACCTCGAGGACGGTGACCCCCTGGAGCCCTTCGGGATTGGCCAGGACCGAGTCCGGCGGCAGGGTGAGACCGTCGAGTACGACGACGATGTGGGGCTCCTCCGGCAGGGGCGCCCCGTTCGGGTGGAAGCGCGGGCGGCCGGTCAGCCGGGTGGCGAGGAGGTTCTCCAGTTCGCGGCTGTCGCTGTCGATCAGCCTGCGGCTGCCCGCTCCGTCCACGGCCCCGGGCGCTTGGACGTGCGGCAGCCACTTGGCCCACTCCCAGTGGGGCAGGGCCTCGCGTCCCGCCGCCACCACGATGAGCAGATCCTCCGGGGAGTGCAGTGCGGCCAGCGAGCCGGTGATGGCCCGGGCGGAGGACCGTACGGAGTGCGGGTCGCCGCTGATCGTGACGTGGTAGAAGGCACGCAACGAGACCGCCATCGGCAGGTCGTCCAGGGTGCTGTGGACGGCGAGGAAGCGCTGCATCGCACCCGCGGTCAGCGGCTCCAGCTGCTCGACCGGGGCGGTTTCGGGGGCGACGAGGGCCCTGGCGAGGGCCTGCGCGCCGAGGCCGATGCGAACCTGGCCGAAGTCCTCGTCACCGGAGCGTCGTTCCCACACCCGGCTGCCCTCCGCGACCAGGGCCCACAGCTGTTCGGGGGAGGGGTGGAGGAAGTACTGCGCGTCACGCTGTGCCTTCGCCGTGTCGACGGCCGTGCGCCGGGTCTGCGCCAGGTAGCTCAGGTAGTCGCGGCGCATGTCCGCCAACTCCCCCTGGGAGCCGCGACGGAAGCGGATCACCATCGCGACGGACATGGCGATGGTCGAGGCGATCATGACCATGCCCATGATCCTCATGAACGGCTGTCCGCTCGTGAAGAAGAAGACCACCGAGCCACCCATGCCCAACGTCGGCAGGAGTTGCATCAGCACGCTCTCCCGGTGGCCCCGCGGAAGCTCCGGCGGAGGCTGCAGGATGATGTCCTGCGTGGACACTTCGGACGGCAGCACCCGAGGCGGGCGCTTCACGACGATGTGGCTCACTGGCATCCATTCCCTTGACCAGCCCGAGAGTCCGTCCGCCGCCCCGTGTCAGGCGGACGCAGGCCGCCGCGCGATCCTACTGATTCCCTCGGACGCAAGGGCGATAGGGTGCCGGAAGTTCTCGTCGGCACACGCGACTTGAGCCGGAGCGAACGGGGCATTGCGTCAGATCCCGCCGACTGCGGAAGCCCGGCGACCGGCACCAAGGGCTGTTCCCGCGACCTCGCCGCACGATCGGTCACAGGGGACGGGAAACCGCGCAGGACTTTCGTACCGTGGGTAAAGAATCATCACTGAGGGGGAGCAGCAGGTGAGCATGACGGCCTCCGCGGCAGTCACCGGAAGGGGACCCGGAACGGGAACTCCCGCCGGGGCGGGCACGGGTCTCGGTTTCTGCCGCGTCACCATCGTCGCGCCCGACAGCCGGATCGACGTGGCGCTGCCCGACGACATCCCGGTCGCCGACCTGTATCCGGAGATCCTCACACTCACCCGGCAAAGCCCCGCCGAGGGCGCGCCCGTCGGCTACCACCTGGTCCGCCGGGACGGCACTGTCCTCGACAGTGCCCGTTCCTTCGCCGCCCAGCGCATCCTCGACGGCGAACTCCTCGCGCTGCGCCCGTTCGCCGAGTCGCTGCCGCCCGCCGTCTTCGACGACGTCTCCGAGGCGGTCGCCTCCGCCGTGACCAGCGAGCGCACCTTGTGGAGCGGCGACCTGACGCGCGCGGCGGGTCTCGTCGGGGGAGGCGTACTGCCTGTCCTGCTGGCCTTCGTGGCCTGGATGGGCGACCCGCTGCACGACATGAACAGCCTGCCCGGCATCCTCGCCGGCGTCGCCGGTGTCCTCCTGGTCGTCCTGGCCTGCGTGCGCGCCCGGGTCTACGACGACCGGGCCTCGGCCATCGCCCTGGGGCTCGGCGCGCTCCCCAACGTCGGCGTGGCGGGCTCGGGGCTCCTGCCGCTCGCCGACGGACAGGGCATCGGCCGGCTCCAGTTCCTCCTCGCCTGTGCGGCGGTGCTGCTGGCCTCGGTCCTGCTCACCCTGTGCTCGCCGAGCGGGGACGGCCCGTTCGTCGGCTTCGTCGTCGCCTCCGCCATCAGTCTGATCGCCGTGTTCGCGGCGATCCTCGCCGACTGGTCGCCTTCCGAGATCGCCGCCCTGTGCGCCCCGATCGCCGTCGGAGGCCTGGCCTTCCTGCCGGGGCTGTCGATGCGCTTCGCCCGGCTCCCGATCGGCTTCGACACCCCGAACACGGCCCCGCGCAGCGCGTACGACACAGACCCCGCCCCCCAGGAGCCGGTCGACGCCGAGCGGGTCGCCGCCCAGGCACGGCGTGGACACGAACTCCTGGTCGGTCTGGTGGGCGGCTGCGCACTGCTCGCCGTCGGTTCCTCGGCGGTCCTCGGGTTCTCCGAGAATGTCTGGGCCCAGCTCCTGGCCCTGGCGACCGGCCTGGCCATGCTGATGCGCGCCCATCTCTTCCGGTACACCGGCCAGGTGGCCCCCGTCCTGGCCGCCGGTCTCGCCTCTCTCGTACTGCTCGGC
It encodes the following:
- a CDS encoding DUF6571 family protein; this translates as MDLDALRKADFSLLDDAVDDWSTMVKDLETLKEEAEKGLRGTANKAEWAGVNADVSKEFIGKTTEEFKDAHGQADSIYKILRDTRNELKGYKGQLLDAIERGRQKKLTVIGYEGGFTVTTDVPPEGRVQEDKDNKGEITALRDELQKILDKATESDKSASTVLKAIADQSRLGFSDANYNSRDEAADAIKKADELARLAKKKPEDLTPADFDRLNKGLKDYADDELFAERFATTLGPNGTLNFWTGVNDPHSAWELGHKRSDKFDDLQKNLSLTLATASQSDSADMSDWKYRMTDLADKPVGRNGGFPLGVQVMTNLMRFGNYDDRFLADYGDKVIETEKKFTGNGRHGAWTRTGGDQLLNRTGTDSGWDPMTGYLKGLSNNPDAATEFFNGTFVTKDEDHDFTHDTDGDGKEGKRTLSNFDYLFEERDWPQDTDNKGEDSIAGRNYLAAALEAATTGHPAGEIPTVDTPSHNAEQSKLMQSLVSSIGEDPERLTKYGYMSDSVGQITSEYLPDMNRAMSDVPRDSTSEKWQSIERLYPVAGFEAKLEHTDVTKLLFAVGQNEQGYAAVEVGQKAYMGKLMDHHLDPTLPADQRVSDDHKLVIEQIASRSGEVSGTLNLGVREAIGSEASDKDKDYEHSVAQRKNMISGGVGTVVGVGTSFVATPWVGAMVGGAAGTATSTVLESVYKDAEGHALSDAQKTGGQFWTEGQVRNGTIAEDGARAAAREHDSLDVDDAGMIAREAARQGYLNSQAIVEGQAPGSLTDF
- the eccCa gene encoding type VII secretion protein EccCa, with protein sequence MSHIVVKRPPRVLPSEVSTQDIILQPPPELPRGHRESVLMQLLPTLGMGGSVVFFFTSGQPFMRIMGMVMIASTIAMSVAMVIRFRRGSQGELADMRRDYLSYLAQTRRTAVDTAKAQRDAQYFLHPSPEQLWALVAEGSRVWERRSGDEDFGQVRIGLGAQALARALVAPETAPVEQLEPLTAGAMQRFLAVHSTLDDLPMAVSLRAFYHVTISGDPHSVRSSARAITGSLAALHSPEDLLIVVAAGREALPHWEWAKWLPHVQAPGAVDGAGSRRLIDSDSRELENLLATRLTGRPRFHPNGAPLPEEPHIVVVLDGLTLPPDSVLANPEGLQGVTVLEVIPGDLITGGGELSIVVRPEALHLESGHGVVYEGTPDVLSYESAEALARQLAPLRMASGGDDDEPLLANLEFTDLLNLGDAASVDTQRTWRPRSLAERLRVPIGVGEDGRPVMLDLKEAAQEGMGPHGLCVGATGSGKSELLRTLVLGLAVTHSSETLNFVLADFKGGATFAGMAQMPHVAAVITNLADDLTLVDRMGDSIRGELNRRQEMLRDAGNYANIHDYEKARAAGAALQPIPSLVLVIDEFSELLTAKPDFIEMFVQIGRIGRSLGVHLLLASQRLEEGRLRGLETYLSYRVGLRTFSAAESRAAIGVPDAYELPNVPGSGLLKFGTDEMVRFKAAYVSGVYRSGTQRAALGGGPLPMDRRPVLFTAAEVPVQYVAVPQQRPSTSDGPEVDDALADTVLDVIVRRLEAQGPAAHQVWLPPLDSPPPLDELLPGLTAVQGRGLTQPGYEGAGRLVVPAGLVDKPYEQRRDPLWVDFSGAAGHMQIIGGPQSGKSTLLRTLISAFALTHTPYEVQFYGLDFGGGGMAAVAGLPHVGGVASRLDPERVRRTVAEVYGVLNRREEYFRSAGIASIADFRARRARGEIPVTDQPWGDVFLVIDGWGNFRADYEAMDQVIHDIAARGLGYGVHLILTASRSMEVRANLKDHLMNRLELRLGDTMDSELDRKVAANVPAGVPGRGQAPQKLHFMAAVPRIDGLTSDTDLADATAALATEVSRHWQAPGAPEVRLLPREFPADRLPPGDRFPRRGVAFALDEDNLEPVFVDFEQDPFFLVFGESESGKSNLLRLLIKQLTQRYSGDEAKLFVIDNRRSLLDVTPSSHLAEYIPMSNSMDHHMAALADLMKRRTPTADVTAQQLRDRSWWRGPTVYVVIDDYDLVATSSGNPLAGLTELLPFARDVGVRFIIARSTAGAGRASYEAFMQRVKELGAQGVVLAGDPGEGDLLGGVRPRPMPAGRGVFVSRRGGKPLVQVGLSPEGAF
- the eccD gene encoding type VII secretion integral membrane protein EccD, yielding MSMTASAAVTGRGPGTGTPAGAGTGLGFCRVTIVAPDSRIDVALPDDIPVADLYPEILTLTRQSPAEGAPVGYHLVRRDGTVLDSARSFAAQRILDGELLALRPFAESLPPAVFDDVSEAVASAVTSERTLWSGDLTRAAGLVGGGVLPVLLAFVAWMGDPLHDMNSLPGILAGVAGVLLVVLACVRARVYDDRASAIALGLGALPNVGVAGSGLLPLADGQGIGRLQFLLACAAVLLASVLLTLCSPSGDGPFVGFVVASAISLIAVFAAILADWSPSEIAALCAPIAVGGLAFLPGLSMRFARLPIGFDTPNTAPRSAYDTDPAPQEPVDAERVAAQARRGHELLVGLVGGCALLAVGSSAVLGFSENVWAQLLALATGLAMLMRAHLFRYTGQVAPVLAAGLASLVLLGLGLALNPPHSVVREALTGDRSDLDIRTIWLVAAIAATAALLTAIGLIVSRGGLTPFWGRFLEIAEGFVLLTLVPLTLAVFDVYSAVRSMTS